One window of Paenibacillus albicereus genomic DNA carries:
- a CDS encoding glycosyltransferase family 4 protein: MRLALFTDTFAPQMNDVARTLGRLTAHLERRGIEHLVFAPASPEEASPPLALHPPPLSLRPSPSVPFLLYPECRLALPNVLSMRQQLDRFRPDLLHLATPFNIGLCGLRYARRRGLPHAASYHTHFDRYFSYYGMAKAVPLYWRYIRWFHRSCGATFAPSRETLLALYRQGVGGLRLWTRGVDSERFHPAKRRAAAVRERFGIAPDERILLYVGRIAPEKDVATLAELLRGLPASREGRARWLVVGDGPALPELKAGAPDGAIFAGYREGEELAELYASADLFVFPSSTETFGNVALEAMASGLPVIGADAGGIRESVRHEATGLLCPPGDAAAFAAAIERLAASPDEARRMGEEGRKHALSQSWEAILDDLLDQYGEVIERSRHARAADPSFGTG, from the coding sequence ATGCGCCTCGCCTTGTTTACGGATACGTTCGCCCCGCAGATGAACGACGTCGCCCGCACGCTCGGGCGGCTGACCGCCCATCTGGAGCGCCGCGGCATCGAGCATCTCGTCTTCGCCCCTGCCTCTCCCGAAGAGGCGAGCCCGCCTCTGGCCCTGCATCCGCCGCCGCTGTCGCTGCGGCCGTCTCCGAGCGTCCCGTTCCTGCTCTACCCGGAATGCCGCCTCGCCTTGCCCAACGTGCTGTCGATGCGCCAGCAGCTCGACCGCTTCCGTCCCGACCTGCTCCATCTGGCGACGCCGTTCAACATCGGCCTGTGCGGCCTCCGGTATGCCCGGCGGCGCGGCCTGCCCCATGCGGCGTCCTACCACACCCACTTCGACCGCTACTTCTCTTACTACGGCATGGCCAAAGCGGTCCCGCTCTACTGGCGCTACATCCGCTGGTTCCACCGCAGCTGCGGGGCGACGTTCGCGCCGTCGCGCGAGACGCTGCTCGCCCTCTACCGTCAGGGCGTCGGCGGCCTCCGGCTGTGGACGCGCGGCGTCGACAGCGAGCGGTTCCATCCGGCCAAGCGCCGCGCGGCGGCTGTCCGCGAGCGGTTCGGCATCGCCCCGGACGAACGCATCCTGCTCTATGTCGGCCGCATCGCGCCGGAGAAGGATGTCGCCACGCTGGCCGAGCTGCTGCGCGGGCTGCCCGCTTCCCGGGAAGGGCGCGCGCGCTGGCTGGTCGTCGGCGACGGGCCCGCTCTGCCGGAGCTGAAGGCCGGCGCGCCGGACGGCGCCATCTTCGCCGGCTACCGCGAGGGCGAGGAGCTCGCCGAGCTGTATGCGTCGGCGGATCTGTTCGTCTTTCCGTCCTCCACGGAGACGTTCGGCAACGTGGCGCTGGAAGCGATGGCGAGCGGATTGCCCGTCATCGGCGCGGACGCCGGGGGCATCCGGGAGTCCGTGCGCCACGAGGCGACCGGCCTGCTCTGCCCGCCGGGCGACGCCGCCGCCTTCGCGGCCGCCATCGAGCGGCTGGCGGCGTCTCCGGACGAGGCGCGCCGCATGGGCGAGGAAGGGCGCAAGCATGCCCTCAGCCAGTCGTGGGAGGCGATTCTCGACGATCTGCTGGACCAGTACGGCGAGGTGATCGAGCGCTCCAGGCACGCGCGGGCTGCCGATCCGTCGTTCGGCACCGGCTGA
- the pepT gene encoding peptidase T, producing MKPELIRRFTAYAAVDTRSDDSSESCPSTPGQLVLARQLKDELEAIGLTEVTLDGNGYVMATLPATSAKPVPTIGFLAHMDTASDFSGANVKPQLVESYDGGDIVLSAELGITLSPREFPELAGYKGQTLLTTDGTTLLGADDKAGIAEIMTAMAYLAAHPEIPHGRIRVGFLPDEEIGRGPHRFDVAAFGADFAYTMDGGALGELEYESFNAAEALVTIQGKNVHPGYAKGKMLNAQTIGMALHGRLPAGEVPEFTEGYEGFFHLMEFEGTVDLTRMRYIIRDFDRESFENRKSLLQTIAEEFRQTYGAGSVTLELKDQYYNMREKIEPAMHIVELARQALEDCGVQPDIKPIRGGTDGSQLSYMGLPTPNLFAGGENFHGRYEYVSADTMVKAAEVILRIATLAEEQA from the coding sequence CTGAAACCCGAGCTGATCCGCCGCTTCACCGCCTACGCGGCCGTCGATACGCGAAGCGACGACAGCAGCGAGAGCTGCCCGTCCACCCCCGGCCAGCTGGTGCTGGCGCGCCAGCTGAAGGACGAGCTGGAGGCGATCGGGCTGACCGAGGTCACGCTCGACGGCAACGGCTACGTCATGGCGACGCTGCCCGCGACGAGCGCCAAGCCCGTGCCGACGATCGGCTTCCTCGCGCATATGGACACCGCCTCCGACTTCTCCGGCGCGAACGTGAAGCCGCAGCTCGTCGAGAGCTACGACGGCGGCGACATCGTGCTCAGCGCGGAGCTCGGCATCACGCTTTCGCCGCGCGAGTTCCCCGAGCTGGCCGGCTACAAGGGCCAGACGCTGCTCACGACCGACGGCACGACGCTGCTCGGCGCGGACGACAAGGCGGGCATCGCCGAGATCATGACCGCGATGGCCTATCTGGCCGCCCATCCGGAGATTCCGCATGGACGGATCCGCGTCGGCTTCCTGCCGGACGAGGAGATCGGCCGGGGGCCGCATCGCTTCGATGTCGCGGCGTTCGGCGCCGACTTCGCCTATACGATGGACGGCGGTGCGCTCGGCGAGCTGGAGTACGAGAGCTTCAACGCCGCCGAGGCCCTCGTCACGATCCAGGGCAAGAACGTGCACCCCGGCTACGCCAAGGGCAAGATGCTCAACGCGCAGACGATCGGCATGGCGCTGCACGGCCGGCTGCCGGCCGGCGAGGTGCCGGAGTTCACGGAGGGCTACGAGGGCTTCTTCCACTTGATGGAGTTCGAGGGCACCGTCGATCTCACGCGCATGCGCTACATCATCCGCGACTTCGACCGCGAGAGCTTCGAGAACCGCAAGAGCCTGCTGCAGACGATCGCCGAGGAGTTCCGTCAGACGTACGGCGCGGGCAGCGTCACGCTCGAGCTGAAGGACCAGTACTACAACATGCGCGAGAAGATCGAGCCGGCGATGCACATCGTCGAGCTGGCGCGCCAGGCGCTGGAGGACTGCGGTGTCCAGCCGGACATCAAGCCGATCCGCGGCGGCACCGACGGCTCGCAGCTGAGCTACATGGGGCTGCCGACGCCGAACCTGTTCGCCGGCGGGGAGAACTTCCACGGCCGCTACGAATACGTGTCCGCCGACACGATGGTCAAGGCGGCCGAGGTCATCCTGCGCATCGCCACGCTGGCGGAGGAGCAGGCTTAG